In a single window of the Papaver somniferum cultivar HN1 chromosome 8, ASM357369v1, whole genome shotgun sequence genome:
- the LOC113302882 gene encoding uncharacterized protein LOC113302882 isoform X1 gives MLVKYAFHNKKQFKKHLKRFCVKNNWQFKCKKSCSKQVRAHCRFKDKYDYKWCVYASRVDNESTFAVRSVNLEHTCVGDKKGFNTSADPELVKDVVIEKLRHSYGSFIPKPRNILEDFAITHNIKIPYICEWKARNLVLEEFFGNYEESYAEVPKFYSMVSKTNPGSVAKFIYGRKDFKFESMTISFAAPMKAFQESCRGVVEFDACHLTGKWGGVLMDATTLDGENILVPLGISVVRSETKENWLQFLKNLAPGILDHHSGRVTFISDQQKGLLEAVAEVFPGSPDRYCWRHNYKNFKKYYKSPTLHSSMWNAAKCYKIRHFEENMAAMYK, from the exons ATGTTGGTAAAGTATgcttttcataacaaaaaacaattTAAAAAGCATCTTAAAAGATTTTGTGTCAAAAATAATTGGCAGTTCAAATGTAAAAAAAGTTGTTCTAAGCAAGTTAGGGCTCATTGTAGGTTTAAAGATAAATATGATTATAAGTGGTGTGTATATGCTAGTAGAGTTGATAATGAGTCAACTTTTGCTGTTAGAAGTGTAAACTTGGAACACACATGTGTAGGTGATAAAAAAGGTTTTAATACGTCTGCTGACCCTGAACTTGTAAAAGATGTTGTAATTGAAAAGTTGAGACATAGTTATGGGTCTTTCATACCAAAGCCCAGGAATATTCTAGAAGACTTTGCAATTACTCACAACATCAAGATTCCCTACATTTGTGAATGGAAAGCTAGGAATCTTGTTTTAGAAGAATTTTTTGGAAACTATGAAGAAAGTTATGCTGAAGTTCCTAAGTTCTATTCAATGGTGTCCAAGACTAACCCAGGATCTGTTGCAAAGTTTATATATGGAAGAAAAG ATTTCAAGTTTGAGAGCATGACAATATCATTTGCTGCACCAATGAAAGCCTTTCAGGAGTCTTGCAGAGGTGTTGTAGAATTTGATGCATGCCATCTAACTGGAAAGTGGGGTGGTGTCTTAATGGATGCAACAACACTTGATGGTGAGAATATATTAGTGCCTTTAGGTATTTCAGTGGTTAGAAGTGAAACTAAGGAAAACTGGTTACAGTTCCTCAAAAACTTGGCACCAGGGATCTTAGATCATCATAGTGGCAGAGTCACTTTTATATCAGATCAGCAGAAAGGTTTGCTGGAAGCAGTTGCAGAGGTTTTTCCTGGTTCACCCGATAGATATTGTTGGAG GCACAATTACAAGAATTTCAAGAAATACTATAAGTCCCCAACCTTGCACAGCTCAATGTGGAATGCTGCCAAATGCTACAAGATAAGGCATTTTGAG GAAAATATGGCTGCTATGTACAAATAA
- the LOC113302882 gene encoding uncharacterized protein LOC113302882 isoform X2, giving the protein MLVKYAFHNKKQFKKHLKRFCVKNNWQFKCKKSCSKQVRAHCRFKDKYDYKWCVYASRVDNESTFAVRSVNLEHTCVGDKKGFNTSADPELVKDVVIEKLRHSYGSFIPKPRNILEDFAITHNIKIPYICEWKARNLVLEEFFGNYEESYAEVPKFYSMVSKTNPGSVAKFIYGRKDFKFESMTISFAAPMKAFQESCRGVVEFDACHLTGKWGGVLMDATTLDDQQKGLLEAVAEVFPGSPDRYCWRHNYKNFKKYYKSPTLHSSMWNAAKCYKIRHFEENMAAMYK; this is encoded by the exons ATGTTGGTAAAGTATgcttttcataacaaaaaacaattTAAAAAGCATCTTAAAAGATTTTGTGTCAAAAATAATTGGCAGTTCAAATGTAAAAAAAGTTGTTCTAAGCAAGTTAGGGCTCATTGTAGGTTTAAAGATAAATATGATTATAAGTGGTGTGTATATGCTAGTAGAGTTGATAATGAGTCAACTTTTGCTGTTAGAAGTGTAAACTTGGAACACACATGTGTAGGTGATAAAAAAGGTTTTAATACGTCTGCTGACCCTGAACTTGTAAAAGATGTTGTAATTGAAAAGTTGAGACATAGTTATGGGTCTTTCATACCAAAGCCCAGGAATATTCTAGAAGACTTTGCAATTACTCACAACATCAAGATTCCCTACATTTGTGAATGGAAAGCTAGGAATCTTGTTTTAGAAGAATTTTTTGGAAACTATGAAGAAAGTTATGCTGAAGTTCCTAAGTTCTATTCAATGGTGTCCAAGACTAACCCAGGATCTGTTGCAAAGTTTATATATGGAAGAAAAG ATTTCAAGTTTGAGAGCATGACAATATCATTTGCTGCACCAATGAAAGCCTTTCAGGAGTCTTGCAGAGGTGTTGTAGAATTTGATGCATGCCATCTAACTGGAAAGTGGGGTGGTGTCTTAATGGATGCAACAACACTTGATG ATCAGCAGAAAGGTTTGCTGGAAGCAGTTGCAGAGGTTTTTCCTGGTTCACCCGATAGATATTGTTGGAG GCACAATTACAAGAATTTCAAGAAATACTATAAGTCCCCAACCTTGCACAGCTCAATGTGGAATGCTGCCAAATGCTACAAGATAAGGCATTTTGAG GAAAATATGGCTGCTATGTACAAATAA